In the genome of Streptomyces sp. V2I9, one region contains:
- a CDS encoding response regulator transcription factor gives MAIRVLLVDDQPLLRTGFRMILEAEGDLAVVGEAGDGLQAIDQVRALQPDVVLMDIRMPRMDGVEATRQITGPGKDGPAKVLVLTTFDLDEYVVEALRAGASGFLLKDAPAAELVQAIRVVAAGEAMLAPSITRRLLDKYADHLPSGEEPVPDALHTLTDRELEVLKLVARGLSNAEIAADLFVSETTVKTHVGHVLTKLGLRDRVQAAVYAYESGLVRPGAQ, from the coding sequence GTGGCGATCCGCGTCCTTCTGGTCGACGACCAGCCTCTGCTGCGCACCGGTTTCCGGATGATCCTGGAGGCGGAAGGCGATCTGGCGGTGGTGGGCGAGGCCGGTGACGGTCTCCAGGCCATCGACCAGGTGCGGGCGCTGCAGCCCGATGTGGTGCTGATGGACATCCGGATGCCGCGTATGGACGGGGTGGAGGCGACCCGTCAGATCACCGGCCCCGGTAAGGACGGCCCGGCGAAGGTGCTGGTGCTGACCACCTTCGATCTCGACGAGTACGTGGTGGAGGCGCTGCGCGCCGGCGCCAGCGGCTTCCTGCTCAAGGATGCTCCGGCGGCCGAACTGGTTCAGGCGATCCGGGTGGTGGCGGCGGGCGAGGCGATGCTCGCGCCGAGCATCACGCGCCGCCTGCTCGACAAGTACGCGGACCATCTGCCGTCCGGCGAGGAGCCGGTCCCGGACGCCCTGCACACGCTGACGGACCGCGAGCTCGAGGTGCTGAAGCTGGTGGCGCGGGGCCTGTCCAACGCGGAGATCGCGGCGGACCTGTTCGTCAGCGAGACGACGGTCAAGACCCATGTGGGCCACGTGCTCACGAAGCTGGGTCTGCGCGACCGGGTGCAGGCCGCGGTGTACGCGTACGAGAGCGGGCTGGTGCGCCCCGGCGCGCAGTAG
- a CDS encoding site-2 protease family protein: MDDSGDSGRPQPGSGGTGPGAGPGKPKRPADPGGGLLMGRPFGVPVYVAPSWFVVAALITWVFGGQLDRVLPELGGARYLVALFFAIAFYASVLVHELAHTVAALRYKLPVRRIQLQFFGGVSEIEKETETPGREFVLAFVGPLLSLVLGGVFYGAMQLVEPGTVPGVLLAGLMISNLIVAAFNLLPGLPLDGGRMLRAVVWKITGKPMSGTVAAAWVGRGLAVVVLVGLPLLTHTGTLGGDSQDIGGVETVMDALLAAILAGIIWTGAGNSLRVARLREHLPDLRARTLTRRAVPVESATPLSEALRRANEAGARALVVVDGQGNPKGLVREAAIVGVPEHRRPWVAVSGLAQDLTDGMRVPAELAGEALLDRLKATPATEYLVVEETGEIYGVLSTADVERAFVKAMARPGS; the protein is encoded by the coding sequence GTGGACGACAGCGGCGACAGCGGGCGGCCGCAGCCCGGCTCAGGGGGCACCGGCCCCGGTGCCGGCCCCGGCAAGCCGAAACGCCCCGCGGACCCCGGTGGCGGCCTGCTCATGGGCCGCCCCTTCGGCGTGCCCGTCTACGTCGCCCCCAGCTGGTTCGTCGTCGCCGCGCTGATCACCTGGGTATTCGGCGGCCAGCTCGACCGCGTCCTGCCCGAGCTGGGCGGCGCCCGCTATCTGGTCGCCCTGTTCTTCGCCATCGCCTTCTACGCCTCCGTGCTCGTCCACGAACTGGCCCACACGGTGGCCGCGCTGCGCTACAAACTCCCGGTCCGCCGCATCCAGCTCCAGTTCTTCGGCGGCGTCTCGGAGATCGAGAAGGAGACCGAGACCCCCGGCCGCGAGTTCGTCCTCGCCTTCGTCGGACCGCTCCTGTCCCTGGTCCTCGGCGGCGTCTTCTACGGTGCGATGCAGCTCGTCGAGCCCGGCACCGTCCCCGGCGTCCTGCTGGCCGGCCTGATGATCTCCAACCTCATCGTGGCCGCCTTCAACCTGCTGCCCGGCCTCCCCCTGGACGGCGGCCGGATGCTCCGCGCCGTCGTCTGGAAGATCACCGGCAAGCCCATGAGCGGCACCGTCGCCGCCGCCTGGGTCGGCCGCGGCCTCGCCGTCGTCGTCCTGGTCGGACTGCCGCTGCTCACCCACACCGGAACGCTCGGCGGCGACTCCCAGGACATCGGCGGGGTCGAGACCGTCATGGACGCGCTGCTCGCCGCGATCCTCGCCGGCATCATCTGGACCGGCGCGGGGAACAGCCTGCGCGTGGCCCGCCTCCGCGAACACCTGCCCGACCTCCGGGCCCGCACCCTGACCCGCCGCGCCGTTCCCGTCGAGTCCGCCACCCCGCTCTCCGAAGCGCTGCGCCGGGCCAACGAGGCGGGCGCCCGCGCCCTGGTCGTGGTCGACGGACAGGGCAACCCCAAGGGCCTCGTCCGCGAGGCCGCCATCGTCGGCGTCCCCGAGCACCGCCGGCCCTGGGTCGCCGTCAGCGGCCTCGCCCAGGACCTCACCGACGGCATGCGGGTCCCCGCGGAGCTGGCCGGCGAGGCCCTCCTGGACCGGCTCAAGGCCACCCCCGCCACCGAGTACCTGGTCGTCGAGGAGACCGGCGAGATCTACGGCGTCCTCTCCACCGCCGATGTGGAGCGCGCCTTCGTCAAGGCCATGGCCCGACCTGGCTCCTGA
- a CDS encoding tRNA (adenine-N1)-methyltransferase, translating into MSEPTGAARRRGPFKVGDQVQLTDPKGRHYTFTLEAGKNFHTHKGSFPHDELIGAPEGSVVRTTGNVAYLALRPLLPDYVLSMPRGAAVVYPKDAGQILAFADIFPGARVVEAGVGSGSLSTFLLRAIGEQGMLHSYERREDFAEIAQQNVERYFGSPHPAWQLTVGDLQDNLSDTDVDRVVLDMLAPWECLEAVSKALVPGGILCAYVATTTQLSRTVESIREIGCFAEPQPWESMIRNWHVEGLAVRPDHRMIGHTGFLVTARRLADGVEPPQRRRRPSKGAYGEDYDGPNSRGGAATAGA; encoded by the coding sequence ATGTCTGAACCGACCGGTGCCGCCCGCCGACGTGGGCCCTTCAAGGTCGGGGACCAGGTACAGCTCACCGACCCCAAGGGCCGCCACTACACCTTCACGCTCGAAGCCGGAAAGAACTTCCACACCCACAAGGGTTCTTTCCCGCACGACGAGCTGATCGGTGCGCCCGAGGGCAGTGTTGTCCGCACCACGGGAAACGTCGCCTACCTCGCGCTGCGCCCCCTGCTCCCCGACTACGTCCTCTCCATGCCCCGCGGCGCCGCCGTGGTCTACCCCAAGGACGCGGGCCAGATCCTGGCCTTCGCCGACATCTTCCCCGGCGCGCGCGTCGTGGAGGCCGGGGTCGGCTCCGGCTCGCTCAGCACCTTCCTGCTGCGCGCCATCGGTGAGCAGGGCATGCTGCACTCCTACGAGCGCCGCGAGGACTTCGCCGAGATCGCCCAGCAGAACGTCGAGCGCTACTTCGGCTCCCCGCACCCGGCCTGGCAGCTGACCGTCGGAGACCTCCAGGACAACCTCTCCGACACCGACGTCGACCGCGTCGTGCTGGACATGCTCGCCCCCTGGGAGTGCCTGGAGGCCGTCTCCAAGGCCCTGGTGCCCGGCGGCATCCTCTGCGCCTACGTGGCCACCACCACCCAGCTCTCGCGCACCGTCGAGTCCATCCGCGAGATCGGCTGCTTCGCCGAACCGCAGCCCTGGGAGTCGATGATCCGCAACTGGCACGTGGAGGGCCTCGCGGTCCGTCCCGACCACCGGATGATCGGCCACACCGGTTTCCTGGTCACCGCGCGGCGTCTCGCGGACGGCGTCGAGCCGCCGCAGCGCCGCCGCCGCCCCTCCAAGGGCGCCTACGGCGAGGACTACGACGGACCCAACAGCCGGGGTGGCGCCGCCACCGCCGGAGCCTGA
- a CDS encoding IclR family transcriptional regulator, which translates to MAKNIQSLERAAAMLRLLAGGERRLGLSDIASSLGLAKGTAHGILRTLQLEGFVEQDAASGRYQLGAELLRLGNSYLDVHELRARALVWTDDLARSSGESVHLGVLHQHGVLIVHHVFRPDDSRQVLEVGAMQPLHSTALGKVLSAYDPVAHSEVMEAERRSFTGRTVTAADDFETMLDLVRAQGWAADAEETWEGVAAVAAPVHDRRRMPVGAVAVTGAVERVAPAGVLRPELIAAVRDCARAVSRDLGAGRF; encoded by the coding sequence ATGGCCAAGAACATCCAGTCGCTGGAGCGGGCGGCCGCGATGCTGCGTCTGCTGGCGGGCGGCGAGCGCCGGCTCGGGCTCTCCGACATCGCCTCCTCGCTGGGGCTGGCCAAGGGCACCGCGCACGGCATCCTGCGCACCCTCCAGCTGGAGGGGTTCGTGGAGCAGGACGCGGCCTCGGGCCGTTACCAGCTGGGCGCGGAGCTGCTGCGGCTGGGCAACAGCTATCTGGACGTCCACGAGCTGCGGGCGCGCGCCCTGGTCTGGACCGACGACCTGGCCCGCTCCAGCGGTGAGAGCGTCCACCTCGGGGTGCTGCACCAGCACGGCGTGCTGATCGTCCACCACGTCTTCCGGCCCGACGACAGCCGCCAGGTGCTGGAGGTCGGGGCGATGCAGCCGCTGCACTCCACGGCGCTGGGCAAGGTGCTGTCCGCGTACGACCCGGTGGCCCACAGCGAGGTCATGGAGGCGGAGCGCCGCTCCTTCACCGGGCGCACCGTCACCGCCGCCGACGATTTCGAGACGATGCTCGACCTGGTCCGCGCGCAGGGCTGGGCGGCCGACGCCGAGGAGACCTGGGAGGGCGTCGCGGCCGTGGCCGCCCCGGTGCACGACCGGCGGAGGATGCCGGTCGGGGCGGTCGCCGTGACCGGCGCGGTGGAGCGGGTGGCTCCGGCCGGGGTGCTGCGGCCCGAGCTGATCGCGGCCGTGCGCGACTGCGCCCGCGCCGTCTCGCGGGATCTGGGCGCCGGCCGCTTCTGA
- a CDS encoding HAD family phosphatase, producing MTSTVPASLTRTAEGAALQAVLLDMDGTLVDTEGFWWDVEKEVFAGLGHRLEESWRDVVVGGPMTRSAGYLIDATGADIRLDELTVLLNDGFESRISRGVPLMPGAERLLAELAVHEVPTALVSASHRRIIDRVLDSVGHHHFALTVAGDEVTRTKPHPEPYLTAAAGFGADPWRCAVIEDTATGVAAAEAAGCRVVAVPSVAPIAPNVGRVVVGSLEDVDLAFLRKLITGTG from the coding sequence ATGACCAGTACGGTTCCCGCGTCCTTGACCCGCACGGCCGAAGGAGCCGCTCTGCAGGCGGTCCTTCTCGACATGGACGGAACCCTGGTCGATACCGAGGGCTTCTGGTGGGACGTGGAGAAGGAGGTCTTCGCCGGCCTCGGGCACCGGCTGGAGGAGTCCTGGCGGGACGTGGTCGTCGGCGGCCCGATGACCCGCAGCGCCGGCTACCTCATCGACGCCACCGGCGCCGACATCCGGCTGGACGAGCTGACCGTGCTGCTCAACGACGGGTTCGAGAGCCGCATCAGCCGGGGCGTGCCGCTGATGCCGGGGGCCGAGCGGCTGCTGGCCGAACTGGCCGTCCACGAGGTGCCCACCGCGCTGGTCTCCGCCTCCCACCGCCGGATCATCGACCGGGTGCTGGACTCGGTGGGTCACCACCACTTCGCGCTCACGGTCGCCGGCGACGAGGTGACCCGGACCAAGCCCCACCCCGAGCCCTACCTCACCGCCGCCGCGGGTTTCGGCGCCGACCCCTGGCGCTGCGCCGTCATCGAGGACACCGCGACCGGGGTGGCCGCCGCCGAGGCCGCCGGGTGCCGGGTCGTCGCGGTGCCGTCCGTCGCCCCCATCGCCCCGAACGTCGGGCGCGTCGTGGTCGGCTCCCTCGAAGACGTGGATCTGGCCTTCCTGCGCAAGCTCATCACCGGAACGGGCTGA
- a CDS encoding PD-(D/E)XK nuclease family protein, with protein sequence MQCPLLYRFRVIDRLPEKPSEAATRGTLVHAVLERLFDAPAADRTAPRARALVPGQWDRLLESKPELGELFDGDAGGERLTRWLGEAERLVERWFSLEDPTRLEPAEREMFVETELESGLRLRGVIDRVDVAPSGEVRIVDYKTGKAPRPEYAEGPLFQMTFYALVIWRLKGVVPRRLQLVYLGSGDVLTYDPVMADLERVERKLLALWDAIALATETGDWRPRPTKLCGWCDHRAVCPEFGGTPPVYPLSVRPADADEGDQGRMGPVRAEAGRAVALEGP encoded by the coding sequence ATGCAGTGCCCCTTGCTCTACCGCTTCCGGGTGATCGACAGACTGCCGGAGAAGCCCAGCGAGGCGGCTACCCGCGGCACGCTGGTCCATGCAGTGCTGGAGCGGCTCTTCGACGCCCCGGCGGCCGACCGTACGGCGCCGCGGGCGCGGGCACTGGTCCCCGGCCAGTGGGACCGGCTGCTGGAGTCGAAGCCGGAGCTGGGCGAGTTGTTCGACGGGGATGCCGGGGGCGAGCGGCTGACGCGCTGGCTGGGCGAGGCGGAGCGGCTGGTGGAGCGGTGGTTCTCGCTGGAGGACCCGACGCGGCTGGAGCCGGCGGAGCGCGAGATGTTCGTCGAGACGGAGCTGGAGTCGGGGCTGCGGCTGCGCGGGGTGATCGACCGGGTGGACGTCGCGCCGAGCGGCGAGGTCCGGATCGTCGACTACAAGACGGGGAAGGCGCCGCGGCCGGAGTACGCCGAGGGGCCGCTGTTCCAGATGACGTTCTACGCGCTGGTGATCTGGCGGCTCAAGGGCGTGGTGCCGCGCCGGCTCCAGCTGGTCTATCTGGGCAGCGGCGACGTGCTGACGTACGACCCGGTGATGGCGGATCTGGAGCGGGTGGAGCGCAAGCTGCTGGCGTTGTGGGACGCGATCGCGCTGGCGACGGAGACCGGTGACTGGCGGCCCCGGCCGACGAAGCTGTGCGGGTGGTGCGACCACCGGGCGGTGTGTCCGGAGTTCGGCGGGACTCCCCCGGTCTACCCGCTGTCCGTCCGCCCGGCGGACGCGGACGAGGGCGACCAGGGCAGAATGGGACCGGTCCGGGCCGAGGCCGGCCGAGCCGTGGCCCTTGAGGGCCCTTAA
- the metH gene encoding methionine synthase, protein MASLPTSAADSRTRADALRDALATRVVVADGAMGTMLQAQDPTLEDFENLEGCNEILNITRPDIVRSVHEEYFAVGVDCVETNTFGANHSAANEYEIAHRIHELSESGARIAREVADEFTAEDGRQRWVLGSIGPGTKLPSLGHITYDVLRDGYQRNAEGLLAGGSDALIVETTQDLLQTKSSIIGARRAMDALGVQVPLICSLAFETTGVMLLGSEIGAALTALEPLGIDLIGLNCSTGPDEMSEHLRYLARHSRTPLMCMPNAGLPVLTKDGAHFPLGPEGLADAQEHFVRDYGLSLIGGCCGTTPEHLRAVVERARALSPTERDPRPEPGAASLYQHVPFRQDTAYLAIGERTNANGSKKFREAMLEARWDDCVEMARDQIREGAHMLDLCVDYVGRDGVADMTELAGRFATASTLPIVLDSTELPVLRAGLEKLGGRAVLNSVNYEDGDGPDSRFARVSALAAEHGAALIALTIDEEGQARTVEHKVAIAERLIDDLTTNWGIRESDILIDTLTFTICTGQEESRGDGIATIGAIRELKKRRPHVQTTLGLSNISFGLNPAARVVLNSVFLDECVKAGLDSAIVHASKILPIARLEEEQVKVALDLIYDRRAEGYDPLQKLMELFEGVNMKSMKAGKAEELMALPLDERLQRRIIDGEKNGLEADLDEALQDTPALDIVNNTLLEGMKVVGELFGSGQMQLPFVLQSAEVMKSAVAHLEPHMEKSDDEGKGTIVLATVRGDVHDIGKNLVDIILSNNGYNVVNLGIKQPVSAILEAAEEHRADVIGMSGLLVKSTVIMKENLEELNQRKMAADFPVILGGAALTRAYVEQDLHEIYEGEVRYARDAFEGLRLMDALIGVKRGVPGAALPELKQRRVPRKNTDAAVPEVQEPEGSVRSDVSTTNPVPEPPFRGTRVIKGIPLKEYASWLDEGALFKGQWGLKQARTGDGPTYEELVETEGRPRLRGWLDHLQSNNLLEAAVVYGYFPCVSKGEDLILLHEDGSERTRFTFPRQRRGRRLCLADFFRPEESGETDVVGLQIVTVGSRIGEATAELFAADSYRDYLELHGLSVQLAEALAEYWHARVRAELGFAGEDPAEVEDMFALKYRGARFSLGYGACPDLEDRAKIADLLQPERIGVHLSEEFQLHPEQSTDALVIHHPEAKYFNAR, encoded by the coding sequence ATGGCCTCGTTGCCGACATCCGCCGCCGACAGCCGGACCCGCGCAGACGCGCTCCGAGATGCACTCGCCACCCGCGTGGTGGTGGCCGACGGGGCGATGGGCACCATGCTCCAGGCACAGGACCCCACGCTGGAGGACTTCGAGAACCTCGAAGGCTGCAACGAGATCCTCAACATCACCCGGCCCGACATCGTGCGCTCGGTCCACGAGGAGTACTTCGCGGTCGGCGTCGACTGCGTCGAGACCAACACCTTCGGCGCGAACCACTCCGCCGCCAACGAGTACGAGATCGCCCACCGCATCCACGAGCTCTCCGAGTCCGGCGCCCGGATCGCCCGCGAGGTCGCGGACGAGTTCACCGCCGAGGACGGGCGGCAGCGCTGGGTCCTCGGCTCGATCGGTCCCGGCACCAAGCTGCCCTCGCTCGGCCACATCACCTACGACGTCCTGCGCGACGGCTACCAGCGGAACGCCGAGGGCCTCCTCGCCGGCGGCTCCGACGCGCTGATCGTCGAGACCACCCAGGACCTGCTCCAGACCAAGTCCAGCATCATCGGCGCACGCCGGGCGATGGACGCCCTCGGCGTCCAGGTGCCCCTGATCTGCTCCCTCGCCTTCGAGACGACCGGCGTCATGCTGCTGGGCTCCGAGATCGGCGCGGCCCTGACCGCCCTGGAGCCCCTGGGCATCGACCTGATCGGGCTGAACTGCTCGACCGGCCCGGACGAGATGAGCGAGCACCTGCGCTACCTCGCCCGCCACTCCCGTACGCCCCTGATGTGCATGCCCAACGCCGGCCTGCCGGTCCTCACCAAGGACGGCGCGCACTTCCCGCTCGGCCCCGAGGGGCTGGCCGACGCCCAGGAGCACTTCGTCCGGGACTACGGCCTCTCCCTCATCGGCGGCTGCTGCGGTACGACCCCCGAGCACCTGCGGGCCGTCGTCGAGCGGGCCCGCGCGCTGTCGCCGACCGAGCGCGACCCGCGTCCCGAACCCGGCGCCGCCTCCCTCTACCAGCACGTCCCCTTCCGTCAGGACACCGCCTACCTGGCGATCGGGGAGCGCACCAACGCCAACGGCTCGAAGAAGTTCCGCGAGGCCATGCTGGAGGCCCGGTGGGACGACTGCGTGGAGATGGCCCGCGACCAGATCCGCGAGGGCGCGCACATGCTCGACCTCTGCGTCGACTACGTGGGCCGCGACGGCGTCGCCGACATGACCGAGCTGGCCGGCCGCTTCGCCACCGCCTCCACCCTGCCGATCGTGCTGGACTCCACCGAACTGCCCGTTCTGCGCGCCGGCCTGGAGAAGCTCGGCGGCCGTGCCGTGCTCAACTCGGTCAACTACGAGGACGGCGACGGCCCCGACTCCCGCTTCGCCCGGGTCAGCGCCCTGGCCGCCGAGCACGGCGCCGCGCTGATCGCCCTGACGATCGACGAGGAGGGCCAGGCCCGCACCGTCGAGCACAAGGTCGCCATCGCCGAGCGGCTCATCGACGACCTCACCACCAACTGGGGCATCCGCGAGTCCGACATCCTCATCGACACCCTGACCTTTACCATCTGCACCGGTCAGGAGGAGTCCCGCGGCGACGGCATCGCCACCATCGGGGCCATCCGCGAGCTGAAGAAGCGCCGCCCCCACGTCCAGACCACCCTCGGCCTCTCGAACATCTCCTTCGGCCTCAACCCGGCCGCGCGCGTGGTGCTGAACTCCGTCTTCCTCGACGAGTGCGTCAAGGCCGGTCTGGACTCGGCGATCGTGCACGCCTCGAAGATCCTGCCGATCGCCCGGCTGGAGGAGGAGCAGGTCAAGGTCGCCCTCGACCTGATCTACGACCGCCGCGCCGAGGGCTACGACCCCCTCCAGAAGCTCATGGAGCTGTTCGAGGGCGTCAACATGAAGTCGATGAAGGCGGGCAAGGCCGAGGAGCTGATGGCCCTCCCGCTGGACGAGCGGCTCCAGCGCCGCATCATCGACGGCGAGAAGAACGGCCTGGAGGCCGACCTCGACGAGGCCCTCCAGGACACCCCCGCCCTCGACATCGTCAACAACACGCTGCTGGAAGGCATGAAGGTGGTCGGCGAGCTGTTCGGCTCCGGCCAGATGCAGCTGCCCTTCGTCCTCCAGTCCGCCGAGGTCATGAAGAGCGCGGTGGCCCACCTGGAGCCGCACATGGAGAAGTCCGACGACGAGGGCAAGGGCACCATCGTGCTGGCCACCGTCCGCGGCGACGTCCACGACATCGGCAAGAACCTCGTCGACATCATCCTCTCCAACAACGGCTACAACGTCGTCAACCTGGGTATCAAGCAGCCCGTCTCCGCGATCCTGGAAGCCGCCGAGGAACACCGCGCCGACGTCATCGGCATGTCCGGTCTCCTGGTGAAGTCCACCGTGATCATGAAGGAGAACCTGGAGGAGCTGAACCAGCGCAAGATGGCCGCCGACTTCCCGGTCATTCTCGGCGGCGCCGCGCTGACCAGGGCCTACGTCGAGCAGGACCTCCACGAGATCTACGAGGGCGAGGTCCGCTACGCCCGCGACGCCTTCGAGGGCCTGCGCCTCATGGACGCGCTCATCGGCGTCAAGCGCGGGGTGCCGGGCGCGGCTCTGCCCGAGCTGAAGCAGCGCCGGGTCCCCAGGAAGAACACCGACGCGGCGGTGCCGGAGGTCCAGGAGCCCGAGGGCTCGGTGCGCTCGGACGTCTCCACCACCAACCCCGTCCCCGAGCCGCCGTTCCGGGGCACCCGAGTCATCAAGGGCATCCCGCTCAAGGAGTACGCCTCCTGGCTCGACGAAGGCGCCCTGTTCAAGGGCCAGTGGGGGCTCAAGCAGGCCAGGACCGGCGACGGGCCGACGTACGAGGAGCTGGTGGAGACCGAGGGGCGCCCGCGTCTGCGGGGCTGGCTCGACCACCTCCAGTCCAACAACCTCCTGGAGGCGGCCGTCGTCTACGGCTACTTCCCCTGCGTGTCCAAGGGCGAGGACCTGATCCTCCTCCACGAGGACGGATCCGAGCGCACGCGCTTCACCTTCCCGCGCCAGCGCCGCGGCCGCCGCCTCTGTCTGGCGGACTTCTTCCGCCCCGAGGAGTCCGGGGAGACGGACGTCGTCGGCCTCCAGATCGTCACCGTCGGCTCCCGGATCGGCGAGGCCACCGCCGAACTGTTCGCCGCCGACTCCTACCGCGACTACCTGGAGCTGCACGGCCTCTCCGTCCAGCTCGCCGAGGCCCTGGCCGAGTACTGGCACGCCCGCGTCCGGGCCGAGCTGGGCTTCGCGGGGGAGGACCCGGCGGAGGTCGAGGACATGTTCGCGCTGAAGTACCGGGGCGCGCGGTTCTCGCTCGGCTACGGGGCGTGCCCGGACCTGGAGGACCGGGCGAAGATCGCCGACCTGCTCCAGCCGGAGCGGATCGGGGTGCACCTCTCCGAGGAGTTCCAGCTCCACCCGGAGCAGTCCACCGACGCCCTCGTCATCCACCACCCCGAGGCGAAGTACTTCAACGCCCGCTAG